From one Lycium ferocissimum isolate CSIRO_LF1 chromosome 7, AGI_CSIRO_Lferr_CH_V1, whole genome shotgun sequence genomic stretch:
- the LOC132064734 gene encoding dynamin-related protein 3B isoform X2, which produces MTEEKVPTTTGGDAAAASLGHSVIPIVNKLQDIFAQLGGQSTIELPQVAVVGSQSSGKSSVLEALVGRDFLPRGSDICTRRPLVLQLLQTKRNPDNATDEEWGEFLHLPGKRFYDFNQIRWEIQAETDREAGANKGVSDKQIRLKIFSPNVLDITLVDLPGITKVPIGDQPSDIEARIRTMIMSYIKLPSCLILAVTPANSDLANSDALQIAGNADPDGYRTIGVITKLDIMDRGTDARNFLLGKVIPLRLGYVGIVNRNQEDIMMNRSIKDALVAEEKFFRNRPVYSDLADRCGVPQLAKKLNQILVQHIKTLLPGLKSRISAGLLSAAKEHASYGEITESKAGMGALLLNILSKFSEAFSSMIDGKNEEMSTSELSGGARIHYIFQNIFVKSLEEVDPCEDLTDDDIRTAIQNATGAKSGLFVPEVPFEVLIRRQIARLMEPSFQCARFIYDELVKMSHRCMVNELQRFPILRKRMDEVIGNFLREGLGPSEVMIGHIIEMEMDYINTSHPNFIGGNKAMEIASQQVKSSRIAAPNPRQKDGVDLDKTPSSERGLKSRAILARSVGGFVPDQVVRPAPEIEKTTASGSNVGSSWGISSIFGGSDNRPSVKDNFISKPLSDPVQSMNHAFSTIHLREPPSVLRPSDTHSEEVTIEIAITKLLLRSYYDIVRKNIEDFIPKAIMHFLVNQTKRELHNVFIKKLYRENLLEEMLQEPDEIAIKRKRTRETLRVLQQAFKTLEEIPVDAETVERGYSLGTDPTGLPRIHGLPTSSMHTSSSGSTDSYTGSPRNSRSRNASHSGELPLPMYGGADSNGSGHNFGIYPTVGV; this is translated from the exons ATGACGGAAGAAAAAGTACCGACAACCACTGGCGGCGATGCTGCGGCGGCGTCATTAGGTCATTCAGTGATACCAATAGTGAACAAACTTCAAGACATATTTGCACAGCTTGGTGGTCAATCTACTATTGAGTTGCCACAAGTTGCTGTTGTAGGCAGTCAAAGTAGTGGGAAATCAAGTGTGCTTGAAGCACTTGTAGGTCGAGATTTCTTGCCTAGAGGTTCTGATATATGTACTAGGCGACCTCTTGTTTTACAGCTTCTTCAAACTAAGCGTAATCCTGATAATGCTACTGATGAAGAATGGGGAGAGTTTTTGCACCTTCCTGGAAAACGTTTCTATGATTTCAATCAAATTCGTTGGGAGATTCAG GCAGAGACAGACCGGGAAGCTGGAGCAAACAAAGGTGTCTCAGACAAGCAGATACGGTTAAAAATTTTCTCACCAAATGTTCTTGATATTACTCTAGTGGATTTGCCTGGCATAACAAAGGTGCCTATTGGAGATCAACCTTCTGATATTGAAGCTCGCATCAGAACAATGATAATGTCGTATATTAAGCTCCCAAGCTGCTTAATATTGGCAGTAACACCGGCTAATTCAGACTTAGCCAACTCAGATGCTCTTCAGATTGCTGGAAATGCTGACCCTGACG GTTATCGAACCATTGGAGTCATCACAAAG TTAGACATCATGGATAGGGGTACTGACGCACGTAACTTTTTACTTGGAAAAGTGATTCCCCTTCGCCTTGGTTATGTTGGTATAGTGAATCGTAATCAGGAG GACATTATGATGAACCGGAGTATTAAGGATGCACTTGTAGCTGAGGAGAAGTTCTTCCGCAATCGTCCT GTATATAGTGATCTTGCTGATCGCTGTGGTGTACCTCAATTGGCAAAAAAGTTGAACCAG ATTTTGGTGCAACACATCAAAACACTTCTTCCAGGATTGAAATCACGCATTAGTGCTGGACTTCTGTCTGCCGCAAAGGAGCATGCTAGCTATGGGGAGATCACGGAGTCAAAG GCTGGTATGGGTGCTCTCCTTCTGAACATTCTTTCCAAGTTCAGTGAAG CATTCTCTTCAATGATAGATGGCAAAAATGAAGAGATGTCAACTTCTGAGCTGTCTGGTGGAGCAAGAATTCATTACATTTTTCAGAACATATTTGTAAAGAGTTTGGAG GAAGTTGATCCTTGTGAAGATTTAACTGATGATGACATCCGAACTGCCATTCAAAATGCAACCGGTGCCAAATCGGGATTGTTTGTGCCAGAG GTCCCATTTGAAGTTCTCATCCGAAGGCAAATAGCACGTTTAATGGAACCGAGTTTTCAGTGTGCAAGATTTATATATGATGAGCTGGTTAAa ATGAGCCATCGTTGTATGGTCAATGAGTTGCAACGGTTTCCAATTTTGAGAAAGCGCATGGATGAGGTTATAGGGAATTTTTTGCGTGAAGGACTGGGACCTTCAGAAGTAATGATTGGACACATTATTGAGATGGAG ATGGATTACATAAATACTTCCCATCCAAATTTTATTGGCGGGAATAAAGCTATGGAGATTGCATCACAGCAGGTCAAGTCATCTAGGATTGCTGCACCTAATCCGAGGCAAAAA GATGGAGTGGATTTAGATAAAACACCATCCTCTGAAAGAGGTCTAAAATCACGTGCTATCCTTGCCAGATCAGTTGGTGGTTTTGTCCCTGATCAG GTTGTTCGTCCTGCTCCAGAAATCGAGAAAACTACAGCGTCAG GATCAAATGTTGGTTCAAGTTGGGGAATATCATCAATATTTGGTGGCTCGGACAATCGTCCATCTGTAAAAGACAATTTCATAAGCAAGCCATTGAGTGATCCTGTACAGAGCATGAATCATGCTTTCTCAACGATCCACTTGAGAGAG CCCCCAAGTGTTTTAAGGCCTTCAGACACTCATTCAGAGGAGGTGACTATTGAAATTGCCATCACAAAGCTGTTATTGAGGTCATACTATGACATTGTCAGGAAGAATATTGAAGACTTCATACCTAAAGCAATCATGCATTTTCTG GTAAATCAGACCAAAAGAGAGCTACACAATGTGTTTATCAAGAAACTTTACAG AGAAAACCTCCTCGAAGAAATGTTGCAAGAACCTGATGAGATAGCCATTAAGCGAAAGCGTACACGTGAGACACTTCGTGTTCTTCAGCAAGCTTTTAAG ACATTGGAGGAGATACCGGTTGATGCTGAGACAGTTGAAAGGGGTTATAGCTTGGGTACTGATCCGACAGGCCTTCCAAGGATTCATGggcttccaacatcatcaatgcACACAAGCAGCAGTGGCTCGACGGATTCATACACTGGTTCTCCCAGGAACTCTAGATCGCGCAATGCATCTCATTCAGGTGAACTACCGTTACCAATGTATGGCGGTGCAGATTCAAACGGTAGTGGGCATAATTTTGGTATTTATCCAACAGTAGGTGTATGA
- the LOC132064734 gene encoding dynamin-related protein 3B isoform X3, whose translation MTEEKVPTTTGGDAAAASLGHSVIPIVNKLQDIFAQLGGQSTIELPQVAVVGSQSSGKSSVLEALVGRDFLPRGSDICTRRPLVLQLLQTKRNPDNATDEEWGEFLHLPGKRFYDFNQIRWEIQAETDREAGANKGVSDKQIRLKIFSPNVLDITLVDLPGITKVPIGDQPSDIEARIRTMIMSYIKLPSCLILAVTPANSDLANSDALQIAGNADPDGYRTIGVITKLDIMDRGTDARNFLLGKVIPLRLGYVGIVNRNQEDIMMNRSIKDALVAEEKFFRNRPVYSDLADRCGVPQLAKKLNQILVQHIKTLLPGLKSRISAGLLSAAKEHASYGEITESKAGMGALLLNILSKFSEAFSSMIDGKNEEMSTSELSGGARIHYIFQNIFVKSLEEVDPCEDLTDDDIRTAIQNATGAKSGLFVPEVPFEVLIRRQIARLMEPSFQCARFIYDELVKMSHRCMVNELQRFPILRKRMDEVIGNFLREGLGPSEVMIGHIIEMEMDYINTSHPNFIGGNKAMEIASQQVKSSRIAAPNPRQKDGVDLDKTPSSERGLKSRAILARSVGGFVPDQKQVVRPAPEIEKTTASGSNVGSSWGISSIFGGSDNRPSVKDNFISKPLSDPVQSMNHAFSTIHLREPPSVLRPSDTHSEEVTIEIAITKLLLRSYYDIVRKNIEDFIPKAIMHFLVNQTKRELHNVFIKKLYRENLLEEMLQEPDEIAIKRKRTRETLRVLQQAFKTLEEIPVDAETVERGYSLGTDPTGLPRIHGLPTSSMHTSSSGSTDSYTGSPRNSRSRNASHSVGV comes from the exons ATGACGGAAGAAAAAGTACCGACAACCACTGGCGGCGATGCTGCGGCGGCGTCATTAGGTCATTCAGTGATACCAATAGTGAACAAACTTCAAGACATATTTGCACAGCTTGGTGGTCAATCTACTATTGAGTTGCCACAAGTTGCTGTTGTAGGCAGTCAAAGTAGTGGGAAATCAAGTGTGCTTGAAGCACTTGTAGGTCGAGATTTCTTGCCTAGAGGTTCTGATATATGTACTAGGCGACCTCTTGTTTTACAGCTTCTTCAAACTAAGCGTAATCCTGATAATGCTACTGATGAAGAATGGGGAGAGTTTTTGCACCTTCCTGGAAAACGTTTCTATGATTTCAATCAAATTCGTTGGGAGATTCAG GCAGAGACAGACCGGGAAGCTGGAGCAAACAAAGGTGTCTCAGACAAGCAGATACGGTTAAAAATTTTCTCACCAAATGTTCTTGATATTACTCTAGTGGATTTGCCTGGCATAACAAAGGTGCCTATTGGAGATCAACCTTCTGATATTGAAGCTCGCATCAGAACAATGATAATGTCGTATATTAAGCTCCCAAGCTGCTTAATATTGGCAGTAACACCGGCTAATTCAGACTTAGCCAACTCAGATGCTCTTCAGATTGCTGGAAATGCTGACCCTGACG GTTATCGAACCATTGGAGTCATCACAAAG TTAGACATCATGGATAGGGGTACTGACGCACGTAACTTTTTACTTGGAAAAGTGATTCCCCTTCGCCTTGGTTATGTTGGTATAGTGAATCGTAATCAGGAG GACATTATGATGAACCGGAGTATTAAGGATGCACTTGTAGCTGAGGAGAAGTTCTTCCGCAATCGTCCT GTATATAGTGATCTTGCTGATCGCTGTGGTGTACCTCAATTGGCAAAAAAGTTGAACCAG ATTTTGGTGCAACACATCAAAACACTTCTTCCAGGATTGAAATCACGCATTAGTGCTGGACTTCTGTCTGCCGCAAAGGAGCATGCTAGCTATGGGGAGATCACGGAGTCAAAG GCTGGTATGGGTGCTCTCCTTCTGAACATTCTTTCCAAGTTCAGTGAAG CATTCTCTTCAATGATAGATGGCAAAAATGAAGAGATGTCAACTTCTGAGCTGTCTGGTGGAGCAAGAATTCATTACATTTTTCAGAACATATTTGTAAAGAGTTTGGAG GAAGTTGATCCTTGTGAAGATTTAACTGATGATGACATCCGAACTGCCATTCAAAATGCAACCGGTGCCAAATCGGGATTGTTTGTGCCAGAG GTCCCATTTGAAGTTCTCATCCGAAGGCAAATAGCACGTTTAATGGAACCGAGTTTTCAGTGTGCAAGATTTATATATGATGAGCTGGTTAAa ATGAGCCATCGTTGTATGGTCAATGAGTTGCAACGGTTTCCAATTTTGAGAAAGCGCATGGATGAGGTTATAGGGAATTTTTTGCGTGAAGGACTGGGACCTTCAGAAGTAATGATTGGACACATTATTGAGATGGAG ATGGATTACATAAATACTTCCCATCCAAATTTTATTGGCGGGAATAAAGCTATGGAGATTGCATCACAGCAGGTCAAGTCATCTAGGATTGCTGCACCTAATCCGAGGCAAAAA GATGGAGTGGATTTAGATAAAACACCATCCTCTGAAAGAGGTCTAAAATCACGTGCTATCCTTGCCAGATCAGTTGGTGGTTTTGTCCCTGATCAG AAACAGGTTGTTCGTCCTGCTCCAGAAATCGAGAAAACTACAGCGTCAG GATCAAATGTTGGTTCAAGTTGGGGAATATCATCAATATTTGGTGGCTCGGACAATCGTCCATCTGTAAAAGACAATTTCATAAGCAAGCCATTGAGTGATCCTGTACAGAGCATGAATCATGCTTTCTCAACGATCCACTTGAGAGAG CCCCCAAGTGTTTTAAGGCCTTCAGACACTCATTCAGAGGAGGTGACTATTGAAATTGCCATCACAAAGCTGTTATTGAGGTCATACTATGACATTGTCAGGAAGAATATTGAAGACTTCATACCTAAAGCAATCATGCATTTTCTG GTAAATCAGACCAAAAGAGAGCTACACAATGTGTTTATCAAGAAACTTTACAG AGAAAACCTCCTCGAAGAAATGTTGCAAGAACCTGATGAGATAGCCATTAAGCGAAAGCGTACACGTGAGACACTTCGTGTTCTTCAGCAAGCTTTTAAG ACATTGGAGGAGATACCGGTTGATGCTGAGACAGTTGAAAGGGGTTATAGCTTGGGTACTGATCCGACAGGCCTTCCAAGGATTCATGggcttccaacatcatcaatgcACACAAGCAGCAGTGGCTCGACGGATTCATACACTGGTTCTCCCAGGAACTCTAGATCGCGCAATGCATCTCATTCAG TAGGTGTATGA
- the LOC132064734 gene encoding dynamin-related protein 3B isoform X4, whose translation MTEEKVPTTTGGDAAAASLGHSVIPIVNKLQDIFAQLGGQSTIELPQVAVVGSQSSGKSSVLEALVGRDFLPRGSDICTRRPLVLQLLQTKRNPDNATDEEWGEFLHLPGKRFYDFNQIRWEIQAETDREAGANKGVSDKQIRLKIFSPNVLDITLVDLPGITKVPIGDQPSDIEARIRTMIMSYIKLPSCLILAVTPANSDLANSDALQIAGNADPDGYRTIGVITKLDIMDRGTDARNFLLGKVIPLRLGYVGIVNRNQEDIMMNRSIKDALVAEEKFFRNRPVYSDLADRCGVPQLAKKLNQILVQHIKTLLPGLKSRISAGLLSAAKEHASYGEITESKAGMGALLLNILSKFSEAFSSMIDGKNEEMSTSELSGGARIHYIFQNIFVKSLEEVDPCEDLTDDDIRTAIQNATGAKSGLFVPEVPFEVLIRRQIARLMEPSFQCARFIYDELVKMSHRCMVNELQRFPILRKRMDEVIGNFLREGLGPSEVMIGHIIEMEMDYINTSHPNFIGGNKAMEIASQQVKSSRIAAPNPRQKDGVDLDKTPSSERGLKSRAILARSVGGFVPDQKQVVRPAPEIEKTTASGSNVGSSWGISSIFGGSDNRPSVKDNFISKPLSDPVQSMNHAFSTIHLREPPSVLRPSDTHSEEVTIEIAITKLLLRSYYDIVRKNIEDFIPKAIMHFLVNQTKRELHNVFIKKLYRENLLEEMLQEPDEIAIKRKRTRETLRVLQQAFKTLEEIPVDAETVERGYSLGTDPTGLPRIHGLPTSSMHTSSSGSTDSYTGSPRNSRSRNASHSGV comes from the exons ATGACGGAAGAAAAAGTACCGACAACCACTGGCGGCGATGCTGCGGCGGCGTCATTAGGTCATTCAGTGATACCAATAGTGAACAAACTTCAAGACATATTTGCACAGCTTGGTGGTCAATCTACTATTGAGTTGCCACAAGTTGCTGTTGTAGGCAGTCAAAGTAGTGGGAAATCAAGTGTGCTTGAAGCACTTGTAGGTCGAGATTTCTTGCCTAGAGGTTCTGATATATGTACTAGGCGACCTCTTGTTTTACAGCTTCTTCAAACTAAGCGTAATCCTGATAATGCTACTGATGAAGAATGGGGAGAGTTTTTGCACCTTCCTGGAAAACGTTTCTATGATTTCAATCAAATTCGTTGGGAGATTCAG GCAGAGACAGACCGGGAAGCTGGAGCAAACAAAGGTGTCTCAGACAAGCAGATACGGTTAAAAATTTTCTCACCAAATGTTCTTGATATTACTCTAGTGGATTTGCCTGGCATAACAAAGGTGCCTATTGGAGATCAACCTTCTGATATTGAAGCTCGCATCAGAACAATGATAATGTCGTATATTAAGCTCCCAAGCTGCTTAATATTGGCAGTAACACCGGCTAATTCAGACTTAGCCAACTCAGATGCTCTTCAGATTGCTGGAAATGCTGACCCTGACG GTTATCGAACCATTGGAGTCATCACAAAG TTAGACATCATGGATAGGGGTACTGACGCACGTAACTTTTTACTTGGAAAAGTGATTCCCCTTCGCCTTGGTTATGTTGGTATAGTGAATCGTAATCAGGAG GACATTATGATGAACCGGAGTATTAAGGATGCACTTGTAGCTGAGGAGAAGTTCTTCCGCAATCGTCCT GTATATAGTGATCTTGCTGATCGCTGTGGTGTACCTCAATTGGCAAAAAAGTTGAACCAG ATTTTGGTGCAACACATCAAAACACTTCTTCCAGGATTGAAATCACGCATTAGTGCTGGACTTCTGTCTGCCGCAAAGGAGCATGCTAGCTATGGGGAGATCACGGAGTCAAAG GCTGGTATGGGTGCTCTCCTTCTGAACATTCTTTCCAAGTTCAGTGAAG CATTCTCTTCAATGATAGATGGCAAAAATGAAGAGATGTCAACTTCTGAGCTGTCTGGTGGAGCAAGAATTCATTACATTTTTCAGAACATATTTGTAAAGAGTTTGGAG GAAGTTGATCCTTGTGAAGATTTAACTGATGATGACATCCGAACTGCCATTCAAAATGCAACCGGTGCCAAATCGGGATTGTTTGTGCCAGAG GTCCCATTTGAAGTTCTCATCCGAAGGCAAATAGCACGTTTAATGGAACCGAGTTTTCAGTGTGCAAGATTTATATATGATGAGCTGGTTAAa ATGAGCCATCGTTGTATGGTCAATGAGTTGCAACGGTTTCCAATTTTGAGAAAGCGCATGGATGAGGTTATAGGGAATTTTTTGCGTGAAGGACTGGGACCTTCAGAAGTAATGATTGGACACATTATTGAGATGGAG ATGGATTACATAAATACTTCCCATCCAAATTTTATTGGCGGGAATAAAGCTATGGAGATTGCATCACAGCAGGTCAAGTCATCTAGGATTGCTGCACCTAATCCGAGGCAAAAA GATGGAGTGGATTTAGATAAAACACCATCCTCTGAAAGAGGTCTAAAATCACGTGCTATCCTTGCCAGATCAGTTGGTGGTTTTGTCCCTGATCAG AAACAGGTTGTTCGTCCTGCTCCAGAAATCGAGAAAACTACAGCGTCAG GATCAAATGTTGGTTCAAGTTGGGGAATATCATCAATATTTGGTGGCTCGGACAATCGTCCATCTGTAAAAGACAATTTCATAAGCAAGCCATTGAGTGATCCTGTACAGAGCATGAATCATGCTTTCTCAACGATCCACTTGAGAGAG CCCCCAAGTGTTTTAAGGCCTTCAGACACTCATTCAGAGGAGGTGACTATTGAAATTGCCATCACAAAGCTGTTATTGAGGTCATACTATGACATTGTCAGGAAGAATATTGAAGACTTCATACCTAAAGCAATCATGCATTTTCTG GTAAATCAGACCAAAAGAGAGCTACACAATGTGTTTATCAAGAAACTTTACAG AGAAAACCTCCTCGAAGAAATGTTGCAAGAACCTGATGAGATAGCCATTAAGCGAAAGCGTACACGTGAGACACTTCGTGTTCTTCAGCAAGCTTTTAAG ACATTGGAGGAGATACCGGTTGATGCTGAGACAGTTGAAAGGGGTTATAGCTTGGGTACTGATCCGACAGGCCTTCCAAGGATTCATGggcttccaacatcatcaatgcACACAAGCAGCAGTGGCTCGACGGATTCATACACTGGTTCTCCCAGGAACTCTAGATCGCGCAATGCATCTCATTCAG GTGTATGA
- the LOC132064734 gene encoding dynamin-related protein 3B isoform X1 produces the protein MTEEKVPTTTGGDAAAASLGHSVIPIVNKLQDIFAQLGGQSTIELPQVAVVGSQSSGKSSVLEALVGRDFLPRGSDICTRRPLVLQLLQTKRNPDNATDEEWGEFLHLPGKRFYDFNQIRWEIQAETDREAGANKGVSDKQIRLKIFSPNVLDITLVDLPGITKVPIGDQPSDIEARIRTMIMSYIKLPSCLILAVTPANSDLANSDALQIAGNADPDGYRTIGVITKLDIMDRGTDARNFLLGKVIPLRLGYVGIVNRNQEDIMMNRSIKDALVAEEKFFRNRPVYSDLADRCGVPQLAKKLNQILVQHIKTLLPGLKSRISAGLLSAAKEHASYGEITESKAGMGALLLNILSKFSEAFSSMIDGKNEEMSTSELSGGARIHYIFQNIFVKSLEEVDPCEDLTDDDIRTAIQNATGAKSGLFVPEVPFEVLIRRQIARLMEPSFQCARFIYDELVKMSHRCMVNELQRFPILRKRMDEVIGNFLREGLGPSEVMIGHIIEMEMDYINTSHPNFIGGNKAMEIASQQVKSSRIAAPNPRQKDGVDLDKTPSSERGLKSRAILARSVGGFVPDQKQVVRPAPEIEKTTASGSNVGSSWGISSIFGGSDNRPSVKDNFISKPLSDPVQSMNHAFSTIHLREPPSVLRPSDTHSEEVTIEIAITKLLLRSYYDIVRKNIEDFIPKAIMHFLVNQTKRELHNVFIKKLYRENLLEEMLQEPDEIAIKRKRTRETLRVLQQAFKTLEEIPVDAETVERGYSLGTDPTGLPRIHGLPTSSMHTSSSGSTDSYTGSPRNSRSRNASHSGELPLPMYGGADSNGSGHNFGIYPTVGV, from the exons ATGACGGAAGAAAAAGTACCGACAACCACTGGCGGCGATGCTGCGGCGGCGTCATTAGGTCATTCAGTGATACCAATAGTGAACAAACTTCAAGACATATTTGCACAGCTTGGTGGTCAATCTACTATTGAGTTGCCACAAGTTGCTGTTGTAGGCAGTCAAAGTAGTGGGAAATCAAGTGTGCTTGAAGCACTTGTAGGTCGAGATTTCTTGCCTAGAGGTTCTGATATATGTACTAGGCGACCTCTTGTTTTACAGCTTCTTCAAACTAAGCGTAATCCTGATAATGCTACTGATGAAGAATGGGGAGAGTTTTTGCACCTTCCTGGAAAACGTTTCTATGATTTCAATCAAATTCGTTGGGAGATTCAG GCAGAGACAGACCGGGAAGCTGGAGCAAACAAAGGTGTCTCAGACAAGCAGATACGGTTAAAAATTTTCTCACCAAATGTTCTTGATATTACTCTAGTGGATTTGCCTGGCATAACAAAGGTGCCTATTGGAGATCAACCTTCTGATATTGAAGCTCGCATCAGAACAATGATAATGTCGTATATTAAGCTCCCAAGCTGCTTAATATTGGCAGTAACACCGGCTAATTCAGACTTAGCCAACTCAGATGCTCTTCAGATTGCTGGAAATGCTGACCCTGACG GTTATCGAACCATTGGAGTCATCACAAAG TTAGACATCATGGATAGGGGTACTGACGCACGTAACTTTTTACTTGGAAAAGTGATTCCCCTTCGCCTTGGTTATGTTGGTATAGTGAATCGTAATCAGGAG GACATTATGATGAACCGGAGTATTAAGGATGCACTTGTAGCTGAGGAGAAGTTCTTCCGCAATCGTCCT GTATATAGTGATCTTGCTGATCGCTGTGGTGTACCTCAATTGGCAAAAAAGTTGAACCAG ATTTTGGTGCAACACATCAAAACACTTCTTCCAGGATTGAAATCACGCATTAGTGCTGGACTTCTGTCTGCCGCAAAGGAGCATGCTAGCTATGGGGAGATCACGGAGTCAAAG GCTGGTATGGGTGCTCTCCTTCTGAACATTCTTTCCAAGTTCAGTGAAG CATTCTCTTCAATGATAGATGGCAAAAATGAAGAGATGTCAACTTCTGAGCTGTCTGGTGGAGCAAGAATTCATTACATTTTTCAGAACATATTTGTAAAGAGTTTGGAG GAAGTTGATCCTTGTGAAGATTTAACTGATGATGACATCCGAACTGCCATTCAAAATGCAACCGGTGCCAAATCGGGATTGTTTGTGCCAGAG GTCCCATTTGAAGTTCTCATCCGAAGGCAAATAGCACGTTTAATGGAACCGAGTTTTCAGTGTGCAAGATTTATATATGATGAGCTGGTTAAa ATGAGCCATCGTTGTATGGTCAATGAGTTGCAACGGTTTCCAATTTTGAGAAAGCGCATGGATGAGGTTATAGGGAATTTTTTGCGTGAAGGACTGGGACCTTCAGAAGTAATGATTGGACACATTATTGAGATGGAG ATGGATTACATAAATACTTCCCATCCAAATTTTATTGGCGGGAATAAAGCTATGGAGATTGCATCACAGCAGGTCAAGTCATCTAGGATTGCTGCACCTAATCCGAGGCAAAAA GATGGAGTGGATTTAGATAAAACACCATCCTCTGAAAGAGGTCTAAAATCACGTGCTATCCTTGCCAGATCAGTTGGTGGTTTTGTCCCTGATCAG AAACAGGTTGTTCGTCCTGCTCCAGAAATCGAGAAAACTACAGCGTCAG GATCAAATGTTGGTTCAAGTTGGGGAATATCATCAATATTTGGTGGCTCGGACAATCGTCCATCTGTAAAAGACAATTTCATAAGCAAGCCATTGAGTGATCCTGTACAGAGCATGAATCATGCTTTCTCAACGATCCACTTGAGAGAG CCCCCAAGTGTTTTAAGGCCTTCAGACACTCATTCAGAGGAGGTGACTATTGAAATTGCCATCACAAAGCTGTTATTGAGGTCATACTATGACATTGTCAGGAAGAATATTGAAGACTTCATACCTAAAGCAATCATGCATTTTCTG GTAAATCAGACCAAAAGAGAGCTACACAATGTGTTTATCAAGAAACTTTACAG AGAAAACCTCCTCGAAGAAATGTTGCAAGAACCTGATGAGATAGCCATTAAGCGAAAGCGTACACGTGAGACACTTCGTGTTCTTCAGCAAGCTTTTAAG ACATTGGAGGAGATACCGGTTGATGCTGAGACAGTTGAAAGGGGTTATAGCTTGGGTACTGATCCGACAGGCCTTCCAAGGATTCATGggcttccaacatcatcaatgcACACAAGCAGCAGTGGCTCGACGGATTCATACACTGGTTCTCCCAGGAACTCTAGATCGCGCAATGCATCTCATTCAGGTGAACTACCGTTACCAATGTATGGCGGTGCAGATTCAAACGGTAGTGGGCATAATTTTGGTATTTATCCAACAGTAGGTGTATGA